gatttaaatattagtagttgaagaaatgtattgttattattattctattctatataagtaAAGACATATGTAGTGTTGTAATTAATCTATCTTTATTCATCTCACGATACCATCTTTGATTGTAAGGTAATTGCATTTAGTACAAAACCGCTATCTGGTGTCGAACCTGAATTGCTTATTCCTAGAAATGACAGATCAATATAAGTCTTATTGCGGTTAACTCGTAATCGAGTTGGACTCAAAATCGATTATTCGTAATTAATCGTAAACATTTTGAgctaatcattattattatttagtaagaaTCAACAATTTGCAAATGTATTAGGTATTCATGAATTAActtttactttcatttttaatataatttaaaaacactaggtattattttagtaaatctcAGTCTAAAGACAAGAAAAAATGCTTAAATGATAAGAATGcagattaaatacttaaattttttttttcaacatcgACCATAAAAACGtctttaaaacttttaactGTAGTCTTATTTTGCGCtccaatgatatatatatatatttttttaagtagcgCTTACTTGTACTATTAGATGCTACGTTTTATTGTACAATTAGATgttgagttaaataaataatttaagttttgatAGTGTTTTAGAAagcttttaaattgtaattatatcttAGCTTATTGATTAAAGAAACCTTTCCTTGGTAGGTAGCTTAATGTATATCTAGATAATtactctattaaaatattacatgaatttcaatcaaattaagTAGGGCCAATAAAATCAcgcacatttaaaaaatattaaatagttcttaaaattcttgttagatataaaataaaaaataaactatatattgtcataaattaaaatgtgtatatttttgtaataattacacaATTCGAATGTAATTTATGTCGCTAGGTTTAATACACTTGGCAGTATCTACTTAGGTGCGCGtcttttaatcatatatatatattttttaatttcattttgtttcattgttcgagatattttttgtaataaaatatctatattaacGACAGAAGTAAATGTTCTTGAATGTGCccatgataaatatattaattgtcactAACTGGTTCATAGGGTTTTTATAGATGGACCCAGGTTTTGTCTACAAACAGATAATAAcagacttggtcaaagtgaaatcatctcatgtcgtatatacgctttgacacgtatatacgacttaccgaggagaccaggacccaaaacaaaaaaagccgaggtggccctgtggtaagaacgcgtgaatcttaaccgatgatcgtgggttcaaacccgggcaagcaccactgaattttcatgtgcttaatttgtgattataattcatctcgagctttacggtgaaggaaaacatcgtgaggaaacctgcatgtgtctaatttcactgaaattctgccacatgcgaattctaccaacccgcattggagcagcgtggtggaataagctccaaaccttctcctcaaaaagaggaggcctttagcccagcagtgggacattcacaggctgttacggagatAATAACAGGTAAactaataattagtatttaagcCTAcaatcaagaaaaaaatatataaatgttctatttaaatttataattagttttattcaaactttatatttaaaaggaaaatatattttgattttagcgACGATGTTACTATAAATAACGCTATGCTAAGTTGATGCGTGTAGTAgatgctttataaaaaaaaaaaactaagaataGGAATATAAACGGAATGTGAGTGATGTGAATTATAAGGACCAATATTGGGTTTGGTATaacgttaataattatattcgtaGATATCTAAACGACCTATGTGTACACACTAATTACtagtagaaaatataaataaatatataaacttacgttgaagttttattatatatatacgttgccatatataaaatactaagatataatatattactgctTAGCTCGCCCCCATaagaaatataagttattactGTTTGTACGCCGCTAACCACGGGATTTAAGATCTAAGCTAAGGGTTTAGGCTAAGAGTCTTGCCCTTTAAATACACAAACAACTCTAATTGTTGATTATGTGTTGGTAACTAATGTTCCTTGGTTTAATAACAGAACGGTGGAGTCAGTGtcgacaaaaaattaaattatcttgtttttatttaatcagaGATTTCTCTATAAAAACATAAaggttgaaatattttttgaatggaATGACCAAATTATCTTATCCtacaattactataataattttattgattaaaaagtgAGTATTTATCTGTGCTTTACGTAcaagttaaaacaataaaaaatactttttattattttaattatttataattctaacaacataaaaacttactattttttgtaaacatgaatttttagcatttaaaataacattagtatTTGCTaggattttaatttacatcCCACTGCTtccattaaacttttttttaaatatcagagATCTATGTTATCAGATAATCACGTTACttataaaatctaattatttaactggtagaaagtttaatttttttttgtcatttcttctcagtagaatttacattccaaACCTTCTAATAtcattcatatacatattaagtgaataggcatcttctaggaaAGCACACTcaaccttagactgtatcttcacttttcatcaggtgTTATAAGAGTCAAGCACTaacctatatattaaaaaaaagcgttTATGCATGCTTTTATATGAACTTctaaatttcacaaaaatatgTTGCAGAATTATGTGTCCTATTCAATTAGTTTCGAAATTGTGTCCaacataaatatcattattcattattttataaaaaaagccgagatggcccagtggtaagaacgcgtgaatcttaaccgatgatcgtgggttcaaacccgggcaagcaccactgaaatttcatgtgcttaatttgtgactataatttatctcgtgctttacggtgaaggaaaacatcgtgaggaaacctgcatgtgtctaatttcactgaaattctgccacatgtgtattctaccaacccacattggaacagcgtggtgaaataagctccaaaccttctcctcaaaaagaggagaggaggcctttagcccagcagtgggacattcacaggctgttgcggaTTGcggattattttataaagtaagaaaaatgttattcaattgttatatattttattgcacatTTATAATAGAgaaggatatattatatatgtattatgtttataacttatttacaaATCACCTACCACTAGGAATTAAACTTCATATTTTCTCTTCTTCATAACTTTCATGAACAACACCATATCTGAaacaagttaaatatataaatttagttatttattaaaatatattacataagggaatttattaatttacattacaagcaacaatacttttattgttgtgttcgaaTTTGATGGTTAAGGCAaaaattacaggtacaaggtttttttttatagaataggaaagaggatgagcatatgggccaccttttGGTATGTCACcaatgctcatagacattggcattgtaagaaatgttaaccatcacttacatcgccaaagcgccatcaaccttggggactaagatgttatgtcccttgtgcctgtaattacactggctcaatcacccttcaaatcggaacacaacaataccaagtactgctgtttcgcggtagaatatctgatgagtgggtagtacctacccagagacgagcttgcacaaagctctaccaccagtgacacAACATCTAAGCTCCCAAGGATAGTTGCATATTGGAAATTAAAGTAAGGTAACCTACCTAttccaaattttatttattaaaaataattattatataaatacaatatataattattaaaaatcaaaattaaattatgcacAAGATCATTTCTTACACGTACCagtgaaaaaaaattagttgTCTAAATACTATTCTGTTTATATTTCGATTAAAGtgttgaaaataatacattaaatatactaacttataaatattgccaTGACAACAGCAAGCATCAACCAGAGCCAGCATTTCCAAGCACTGCGGCTGTGTTCTTGTAATCTCTCGGATTCCACTTTTAAAGATGTAATATTACGTTCTGTTAAATCTGAGGATTTCTTTAGAgcctaaaatgaaaaaaaacatgtgaacagattaaatatataatataatttgaatacattatattttatgcaacatttatttttgaataacacattaaattaatgttCATTAAAAGATATCAACAGAACTTTTTAATTCGTCCCCTTCCTAAAAGAACTATAGGGATAGTTAATATACACTCCATGTGTACCATTGgggatatatatgtatttatatgaatacatgttttttcttattcaatCTTATCAATTCTGCTTTTatttctacaaaaaatataatatttatatacctctGTGTCTCCTTTTATAATTGTACTAGCTATTTGAGATTGTTCTTTCAAGCTTTTAGTAAGCATGACCATATTTTCTGCAACTTTTTCCTGCATATTCTGGTGGTATTTAAGTAAAGAATCAATGTCTTCTTGGCTAGTACTGTTGCTTGTAAAATTAGgagctttaataatatttcgttgCCTTAAAGTGTCATCACTGTCATCttgaataaaaagtattataaattatttgatgatTCATTGTGTtctgtgtatatataaaaacttaaaattttaagcaaaactTACCCAATCCAAATAATTCAGATCTTAATTCAACACCATACTTTGCAACCGTTTTTTGATGGATTTCTTGAGCTGAACCATCCACAGAATTTGTAGCTGCACCATGGGATAGCTGTTGCACTGCTTCAagctaaattatattcaaattactaaAGTACAAGTAAcgggtacataaataaaaatataaaataatgttttagtttaattacCTTTTCTATAGGAGTATTGAGTGTAGCTGTTTGAATCAAACCTTTTAAGAAAGCTGCTCTCTTAATGTACTCAGCTAAAACCTCTTTGGCAGGCTTACtggaaaatattataagttaatatttttttggaaccattaacattttaacttttttgcATTCTTTTCTATATACTTACTCAGGGCCTATCTTAAGTTCACTTATCATTCCATCCAGAGACTTCACATACTGTTTCAACCTGCAATTTGTATCAATCGGTTCTTTTTTTGCAATTAATTCGCATTTATTAAGTAGTTGCCGAACATTCATTTCTAGTCTTGATCTTGTTGGTAACGTATGAGTTATCCTCTTAACTTGTTCTACAGCCATAgcttttagatatattttttcaaaactcTCACAAAGTTTCCTATAATGTATATGCAAAGATGACTTCGTCAACAATGAACATTTACTGTCATTTATCAATAGAAATTGGCAATTGTCAAGTGTCAAAATATACAGACTTAACTCATACAAGATTttacgattaaataaaaatgtatctattcatctaaatctaaataaatacacaaaaaatatataactatacataAATGcagaaaaaactatatttaatatgattaagacaataatgattaatataataaaaaaaatataaacacttgTCTGATTGGAActataatgtaattttgtttatttatttaatcaaagagaaattaaaactaattatacatCGAGCTCAGTGCAATGCCATTGAAAAGGCCTATGTCCAGCCatggacgacgaagggttgatgatgatgtccacatattattttcacttttttttatgaatatattttaaagaataactgagtaaattgataaaaactttttttgctTATCTAatctaattatctataattattttataatttactagaaAGCATATATCAAATGCACCCGAATTACGACTTACCCATAAATTAAggggtattaataataaataggatTTGGACTTTGAACAGGACAGCTCACAGCTTTTGTTGAactctattatttattagaattaatatgtatatattttaattgaaattatcaataaatattaaaacattaatattttaaaaacagtttttttaagctGTAAGTAGTATTTGAGATTCTTAAGTCAAACTGAACGCAACGAACAACTACAATCGAAAATTAGACTGTCATCCATGTGTCATAATCCGGCAAAGCGAAgctgtttttaaataagttaacaaAGCTAATAGATATTTTAAGGACAATTCGTGATTTAAAGTTGTCTTTTTTTGAAAAATGGTAAGAGTccttgatttaatttataatgcgtTGATTATTTAACTAGTAAATTATAACTCATCAAAAGGTGAGTTCTTGCTTGGTCATTCAGGTTTAtaacactattattattattttaaaggctCGGCGTTATGATACCAGGACGACGATCTTTTCGCCGGAAGGTAAgtcatataatttacttaatttttagtttaatggTAATCTTTACCAAAAATTTGCTCAACACATGAGAATTTTATATTCatcttatatatctattaaagaTATGTTACCAATAAAGCAATAATTTTTCTTATCTAGGCAGGCTGTATCAAGTGGAATATGCCATGGAAGCCATCAGTCATGCTGGCACATCCCTTGGAATCCTAGCCACAGATGGAATTTTACTAGCTGCTGAACGAAGGAATACCAACAAACTTCTTGATGAAGTTTTCTTTTCAGAGAAAATTTATAAGCTAAATGATGACATGGTTTGTTCTGTAGCCGGTATTACATCTGATGCAAATGTCCTGACTAATGAGCTTAGAATGATCGCTCAGAGATATCTGCTGCAATATGGAGAATCTATTCCATGTGAACAGTTAGTGTCATGGCTGTGTGACGTAAAACAGGCTTACACTCAATATGGAGGTACAGATTTTGatttacttatgttttaaaaaaaaaaactagtgtaACCAAACTTTTGCTCCTTGAATctctattttatgttatgtattcctgatattttacaatacaattttgGATTTATCACGATTACTTTAAGTCAGTTATCAGCcagagtttaaaaaaaagtatcaacATGGATctgtcttaatttaaatttattgttgcattctatatgaaaaaaaatatgtacaaaaataataaaaggctAGATACATGTCCTGTGTCAAGatcttattaatattcatattaaattttgagCAAAGGTTTATCAATTCTCATATATGGAGCTGTAATTCATTACATACAAGCCGAATCCACAGTATACCAGTAGAGTGCACATCggatattttagaaataattgaatttaacatttcaattcAAACACTAATAAACACTAAAGGCACACTAATAAACTCGATCAAAATAACACAAAGACACACTACACACACTACAATTTGTTTGTAGAGATTTCttactttaaagaaaaattataataatatataaacagagCTTTTGTATCAACAATTTTGCACTAAAATAATGTTGCTAGTGTCGTATTTTTGTCAACAGACAAAATATTGTCTTCAATTTCATATGAAATTTGTGTTTTGTTTAGGCAAGAGACCATTTGGTGTATCAATTCTGTACATGGGATGGGATAAACACTATGGTTACCAGCTGTACCAGTCAGATCCTAGTGGTAACTATGGAGGCTGGAAGGCAACATGCATCGGAAACAATAGTGCTGTGAGTTATCGACAacagattaataattatagcaatATTGTCTTTTATCAACCATTAATTACAAGTAACATTTCATAGTTTGACAACAActtgtgtattttaaaatctGTATAATTAGACAGGTGTAAATAATGCacccacaattttttttaattttatgccaCATTACTTGGCATTGGActctttataaattatgtctAAACAATTGGTTAAAATAAaggttatcattttaataattcccCAATATTTTTGTGCTACAGCATTGTATGgatggtttttttaattttaaataaattaattgcttgGACATGtgcaacataaatataatatattttttatactttatataatttcaggCCGCAGTATCAAGTCTTAAACAAGAATACAAGGAAAATGAAACAACTTTGGCCGAAGCACAGGCATTGGCTATCAAAGTTCTCAGCAAAACTTTGGATATGACTAAACTCACTCCAGAAAAAGGTAATTCaagaataaaatcttttatttttacttgttaaGAAACTGATTATTTATACTATACTGATGATTATATTGCTATTCATAAAATTActcattttactttaaattttacattattgtcTGCAGAAAGATGATTTTgttccataaataaaatatttcatttatttaacagtGGAAATGGCAACACTTACACGCAAAGACAATAAGACTGTCATCAGAATATTAACAAGCACAGAGGTTGAAAAATTAATTTCCGACTTCGAAAAGAGTGAAGCCGAAGCGGAGGCTGCCAAAAAACTGCTACCGAAATCGTAAAAATGTAAAGGTTTAAAGGTTCTTTTATTtgcacattaaatattttataaaattattattattttatttacaaaatgaaatataataaaggtaAGTTAAAGCCTAACCATAGTTATTGGGTATacctagaaaatattaaatacatatcatTTATTCCCGTAACGtccccgtaacagcctgttaatgtcccactgctgggctaaggcctcctctccctttttgaggagaaggtttggagcttattccaccacgttgctccagtgcgggttggtggaaatcaTTTATCAGCATTGGTGGATATCATTTATTCAGCTTCTAATAATTAAACCATTTAGTATCATGAATAATTGCCGCAACGTTAATAATTTTCGCAATCAATATTGCGATTGCGATATTTTGTAttctattgtattatatattaataccaatttttttttatatagaataggaaggcggacgagcatatgggccaactgatggtaagtggtcactatcgcccatagacattgctattgtaagaaatgttaaccatcgcttacatcgccaatgcgccaccgatcttgggaactaggatgttatgtcccttgtgcctttaattacactggctaactcatccttcaaaccggaacacaagaataccaagtactgctgtttttggctagaatatctgatgagtgggtggtacctaccctttTTTTtgacgcagtggaaaccttcagaaaggtacccagctcacattttatgtgggattcttactaCTTCCTTTTACCTACTTACTtgccactgcgatggccgtcctcggcacggatcggagagactgcgggatcgtgttgataaaacgcatccgcggcctatCCCGTGCTTTGCTCAAACCTTTGGCAAAGGTAACCTCacccccccccccgcactcctcgctagtgtgtacagcagcgcgaggccatcccggctgccgtcctcctcagggccttctgaaataagacacgcgaggcccccggCTCAGGCATCCACGGTCCCAGGGTTACGctctatcttttaagccccgggcgtcggcCCACCGAGACGACGCCGGCGTCATCTCCgtcgagcaggatcggcccttttcCGTTCCCGCTGGCCGTCTctttctggaccatgacggtctcacagaaggaggctacggccctccacacgcgagtatttatatatatatgtgtgtatgtatgtatgtatatattatgtattattatatgtgggaTGAAGATATGTGTAGCTTATTAAATAtctcttttttatatgtaaatgcacttacctgttcccttacaaaaattctttcaccaaaggttgtctgtgagagatcgctataagtgataagaccgcctttgcgcaccatttatttatttttctttttctttggtTGTTTCCTTCCTCTTATCtcatttatatgttgtgcaacaaatgttaaataaataaatggaataatAAGGCGGAATTTGTGCcaccagtttttttttctgtttcttcgtttttattacaattgttCTACCGCCGGAAATTAATAGGTACTCTGTATTGATGTCTAGTTTTTAAtgatgagtgagacagtataattagaaataaaaagcaGTAAGGGATAGAGAAACTGGTATTCCATGGTTCGCGGTGGTTTAAGAAGGTTTATTTTTCTGCAAGAAATACAAATGTCTATGAACAAAAGTGATCACTTATCTTTAGCGTATCTCTTTGctcgtaatatttaaatagagttAAGTTATTCAAAAGAGCAAAGTAACTGCTGTCTCATTTACTTTACATATTGGTTG
This genomic stretch from Nymphalis io chromosome 17, ilAglIoxx1.1, whole genome shotgun sequence harbors:
- the LOC126775127 gene encoding vesicle transport protein USE1, with amino-acid sequence MAVEQVKRITHTLPTRSRLEMNVRQLLNKCELIAKKEPIDTNCRLKQYVKSLDGMISELKIGPDKPAKEVLAEYIKRAAFLKGLIQTATLNTPIEKLEAVQQLSHGAATNSVDGSAQEIHQKTVAKYGVELRSELFGLDDSDDTLRQRNIIKAPNFTSNSTSQEDIDSLLKYHQNMQEKVAENMVMLTKSLKEQSQIASTIIKGDTEALKKSSDLTERNITSLKVESERLQEHSRSAWKCWLWLMLAVVMAIFINMVLFMKVMKKRKYEV
- the LOC126775128 gene encoding proteasome subunit alpha type-4, which gives rise to MARRYDTRTTIFSPEGRLYQVEYAMEAISHAGTSLGILATDGILLAAERRNTNKLLDEVFFSEKIYKLNDDMVCSVAGITSDANVLTNELRMIAQRYLLQYGESIPCEQLVSWLCDVKQAYTQYGGKRPFGVSILYMGWDKHYGYQLYQSDPSGNYGGWKATCIGNNSAAAVSSLKQEYKENETTLAEAQALAIKVLSKTLDMTKLTPEKVEMATLTRKDNKTVIRILTSTEVEKLISDFEKSEAEAEAAKKLLPKS